The Halalkalibacter krulwichiae genome has a segment encoding these proteins:
- the smpB gene encoding SsrA-binding protein SmpB: protein MAVKDKDRNVVAQNKRATHDYFIEETYEAGIVLKGTEIKSMRAGRMNLKDSFARIVNGEVYLHNAHISEYEQGNRYNHEPTRARKLLLHKKQINELIGQTQQKGYSLVPLKVYIKNGFAKVLIGLAKGKKNYDKRETLKRKDAKREVERAMKDRMKG, encoded by the coding sequence ATGGCGGTAAAAGACAAAGATCGTAACGTGGTCGCTCAAAATAAGAGAGCCACACATGATTATTTTATTGAAGAAACGTATGAAGCAGGAATCGTGTTAAAAGGTACGGAAATCAAATCAATGCGTGCGGGTCGCATGAACTTAAAAGATTCGTTTGCGCGTATCGTCAATGGAGAAGTTTATCTTCATAACGCACACATTAGTGAGTACGAGCAAGGTAATCGTTATAACCATGAACCAACACGTGCAAGAAAGCTTCTTCTCCATAAAAAGCAAATTAACGAATTAATAGGGCAGACACAGCAAAAAGGATATTCACTCGTTCCATTAAAAGTGTATATAAAAAATGGGTTTGCGAAAGTTTTAATTGGGCTTGCAAAAGGAAAGAAGAATTATGATAAGCGTGAAACTTTGAAACGTAAAGATGCAAAGCGTGAAGTTGAACGTGCAATGAAAGATCGTATGAAGGGCTAA
- a CDS encoding VanZ family protein, with protein MKKWTKLIVLYWLPVFFVAAVIFTASSQPYEQQDIRPYLSQVTDIDKIKEMYQQLRLEHVQHRLYVEENGFKQTLTIIVEKWKWLVGLALVLMVICVGFVSLLSFYYIRKKGYKRFFKVLAVMTVLFVVSTTLMFTGILFAFRLEEGLLFLKERLMGERVREVVSGIEFTYAGNIVSVERSGLEGFIEFLLRKAAHFSLFFVLGFLMYRALIACGFRRATSYIGSLIFVLMYAISDEVHQAFTPNRSPLVEDVLLDFSGGLTGVTLAFVLFFKTKKNKRRKVERVNRRYVG; from the coding sequence ATGAAAAAATGGACGAAACTCATTGTTCTTTATTGGTTGCCCGTCTTTTTTGTGGCGGCGGTGATTTTCACTGCTTCTTCGCAACCTTATGAACAGCAAGATATTAGGCCTTACTTAAGTCAGGTTACAGATATAGATAAGATAAAAGAGATGTATCAGCAATTGAGGTTAGAACATGTTCAGCATCGACTATATGTTGAAGAAAATGGGTTTAAACAGACGCTCACCATTATCGTTGAAAAATGGAAATGGCTAGTTGGGCTAGCGCTTGTTTTAATGGTAATCTGCGTTGGATTTGTTTCACTGTTATCGTTTTATTATATACGGAAGAAAGGCTATAAACGCTTCTTTAAAGTCTTAGCGGTAATGACAGTTCTATTCGTTGTTTCCACAACTCTAATGTTCACAGGGATCCTTTTTGCTTTTAGGCTTGAGGAAGGATTGCTCTTTTTAAAAGAACGTCTAATGGGAGAAAGAGTACGTGAGGTCGTATCAGGAATCGAATTTACGTACGCAGGAAATATAGTAAGTGTTGAGCGATCAGGGCTAGAAGGATTCATTGAATTTTTATTAAGAAAGGCAGCTCATTTTAGTCTCTTTTTCGTACTTGGCTTTCTTATGTACCGTGCTTTAATCGCGTGTGGTTTTAGACGAGCTACTAGTTACATCGGATCACTTATATTTGTCTTAATGTATGCGATATCTGATGAAGTCCACCAAGCATTCACACCAAATCGTTCTCCATTAGTAGAAGATGTGCTTTTAGATTTCTCTGGTGGACTAACAGGTGTGACCTTAGCCTTTGTGTTATTTTTCAAGACAAAAAAGAACAAACGCAGAAAGGTTGAGCGTGTGAACCGCAGATACGTAGGCTAA
- the rnr gene encoding ribonuclease R, which translates to MNEEQIQQLLSHFRETAEKPLSITEIEEAFNIQGSDEFKELVKSLNELENRGLIVRTRTDRYGIPEKMNLVRGRVQGHAKGFAFILPEVEGMDDVYVTSGDLNSAMNGDTVLVRLNQKSSGTRPEGQVIRILERGTSEVVGTYSDQGSYGFVVADDKRIANDIFIPKDNAGGAIDGHKVVVKIIKYPEGRMSAEGQVIKVLGHKNDPGMDILSIIYKHGIPTEFPEEVINHANSVPETIDPDDTKGRRDLRDETIVTIDGADAKDLDDAVHVRRLDNGNYLLGVSIADVSHYVKEGSPIDKEAADRATSVYLVDRVIPMIPHRLSNGICSLNPQVDRLTLTCEMEIDTNGQVVGHEIFESVIKTTERMTYADVNKILVDQDEETRSRYEALVPFFEEMEQLAAILRKKRFDRGAIDFDFKEAKVLVDEEGKPTDVVLRTRSVAEKLIEEFMLAANETVAEHFHWLKLPFVYRIHEDPDAEKLGKFLEFITNFGYVVRGNANTVHPRALQKLLEEIKGEPEETVISTVMLRSMQQAKYDTNSLGHFGLSTEYYTHFTSPIRRYPDLLVHRLIREYIVKGNVDEATQERMNAILPELTRHASEMERRAVEAERDTDSVKKAQYMEDKIGETFTGMISGVTNFGMFVELENTIEGLVHVSYLTDDYYHYDEKHYAMIGERTGKTFRIGDEIEVKVTNVNVDEASIDFEVVGMKPRERREARDRPKVIVGGKRESRGGGRNGTGAKGRNGGKGRGKDGAKGRGKEGAAGAKAEKSGGRKKKKFYENAPSVKRKKGKKRRK; encoded by the coding sequence TTGAACGAAGAACAAATACAACAATTATTAAGTCACTTTCGCGAAACGGCGGAAAAGCCTCTTTCTATTACAGAGATTGAAGAAGCGTTTAACATTCAAGGAAGCGACGAGTTTAAAGAATTAGTGAAATCATTAAATGAACTGGAGAATAGAGGGTTAATTGTTCGAACAAGAACGGATCGCTATGGCATTCCAGAAAAAATGAACCTTGTACGTGGGCGAGTTCAAGGTCATGCTAAAGGATTTGCATTCATCCTTCCTGAAGTAGAGGGCATGGATGATGTCTATGTAACGAGTGGCGATTTAAACAGTGCCATGAATGGCGATACCGTACTAGTTCGTTTAAATCAAAAGTCATCAGGTACAAGACCTGAGGGACAAGTCATTCGAATACTAGAACGGGGAACGTCAGAGGTTGTCGGAACCTATTCGGATCAAGGTTCGTATGGATTTGTCGTTGCGGATGATAAGCGAATTGCCAATGACATATTCATTCCAAAGGATAACGCCGGAGGAGCGATTGATGGTCATAAAGTTGTTGTCAAAATCATCAAGTACCCGGAAGGACGCATGAGTGCGGAAGGACAAGTAATTAAAGTACTTGGTCATAAAAACGATCCAGGTATGGATATTCTTTCAATTATCTATAAGCATGGTATTCCGACTGAGTTCCCAGAAGAGGTAATTAACCATGCGAACTCAGTTCCAGAGACGATTGATCCAGATGATACAAAGGGCCGACGAGACTTACGCGATGAAACGATAGTAACCATTGATGGTGCAGATGCGAAAGATTTGGATGACGCTGTACATGTTAGACGTCTTGACAATGGCAACTATTTGCTAGGTGTTTCCATTGCTGATGTCAGTCATTATGTCAAAGAGGGATCACCTATAGACAAGGAAGCAGCTGATCGTGCGACAAGTGTTTATTTGGTAGACCGAGTCATCCCAATGATTCCACATCGTCTTTCTAATGGGATTTGTAGCTTAAATCCACAAGTTGATCGCCTAACGCTCACATGTGAAATGGAAATCGATACAAACGGGCAAGTTGTTGGTCATGAGATTTTCGAAAGTGTCATTAAAACGACAGAGCGTATGACCTATGCCGATGTAAATAAAATCTTAGTTGATCAAGATGAAGAGACGCGAAGTCGCTACGAAGCGCTTGTGCCGTTTTTTGAAGAAATGGAACAATTAGCGGCCATTCTTCGTAAAAAGCGTTTTGACCGTGGAGCGATTGATTTTGACTTCAAAGAAGCAAAGGTATTGGTTGATGAGGAAGGAAAGCCAACCGATGTCGTTCTTCGCACACGTTCTGTTGCAGAGAAATTAATTGAGGAATTTATGTTAGCTGCCAATGAAACGGTAGCAGAACATTTCCACTGGCTTAAGCTTCCGTTTGTGTACCGCATTCATGAAGATCCAGATGCGGAGAAACTAGGAAAATTCCTTGAGTTTATTACAAACTTCGGTTATGTCGTGCGAGGAAATGCGAACACAGTACATCCGCGTGCGTTGCAAAAACTGCTTGAAGAAATAAAAGGAGAGCCAGAAGAAACAGTTATTAGTACTGTAATGCTTCGCTCGATGCAGCAAGCAAAATACGATACAAATAGTCTTGGTCACTTTGGCTTATCAACTGAATATTATACTCATTTTACTTCACCAATCAGACGTTATCCTGACTTGCTTGTTCATAGGTTGATCCGTGAATATATCGTAAAAGGCAATGTTGATGAAGCAACACAGGAACGAATGAATGCAATTCTACCAGAGCTGACACGTCATGCTTCTGAAATGGAAAGACGTGCGGTTGAAGCGGAGCGCGATACCGATAGTGTGAAAAAAGCTCAGTATATGGAAGATAAAATTGGCGAAACATTTACAGGTATGATTAGCGGTGTAACCAATTTTGGAATGTTCGTTGAACTTGAAAACACAATCGAAGGACTTGTTCATGTTAGTTATTTAACCGATGATTACTATCATTATGATGAAAAGCATTATGCGATGATCGGTGAGCGAACAGGGAAGACATTTAGAATTGGTGATGAAATTGAAGTGAAAGTGACAAATGTTAATGTCGATGAAGCTTCGATTGACTTTGAAGTCGTTGGTATGAAGCCGCGAGAACGCCGCGAAGCACGAGATCGTCCAAAAGTGATTGTTGGCGGGAAGCGTGAAAGCCGAGGTGGCGGACGTAATGGAACTGGCGCTAAAGGCCGTAATGGTGGAAAGGGCCGAGGCAAGGACGGAGCTAAAGGCAGAGGGAAAGAAGGCGCTGCTGGAGCCAAAGCTGAGAAATCAGGTGGACGTAAAAAGAAGAAGTTTTATGAGAATGCTCCGAGTGTTAAGCGAAAAAAAGGGAAAAAGCGTCGGAAGTAA
- a CDS encoding MMPL family transporter, translating into MNPYDQAALDLVDHLIESKEKLLSSSGLNSDEYQLYFSGETANSADIRAVSNRDTTLVVLFVTLVIFAMLIFHTRSLIAPIYMMATILLSYASALGLSWFFFENVFGYDGMSYLIPLYAFVFLVALGVDYNIMLISRIREENRTFAIKEAVYRGVALTGGVISSAGLILAATFGVLMTQPILELFMFGFIVSIGILLDAFVIRGMLVPAIVTLLKQWNWWPQKKISLQKNEVSENE; encoded by the coding sequence ATGAATCCTTATGATCAAGCAGCTTTGGATCTTGTTGATCACTTAATTGAGTCAAAAGAAAAACTGCTTTCAAGTAGTGGGTTAAACTCGGATGAGTATCAACTTTACTTCAGTGGTGAAACAGCTAATTCAGCTGATATCCGGGCTGTTAGTAATCGAGATACGACATTAGTTGTTCTGTTCGTAACGCTCGTTATTTTTGCGATGTTGATTTTCCATACTCGTTCCTTAATCGCACCGATTTACATGATGGCAACGATCTTGCTCTCGTACGCTTCAGCACTTGGCCTAAGTTGGTTCTTCTTTGAAAACGTATTTGGGTACGACGGGATGAGCTATCTAATTCCTCTATACGCGTTTGTGTTCCTCGTGGCTCTTGGTGTCGACTATAACATCATGCTTATTTCACGAATTCGTGAGGAGAACCGGACCTTTGCCATTAAGGAAGCGGTCTATCGTGGAGTGGCATTAACGGGTGGCGTAATTTCATCAGCTGGTCTAATCCTAGCAGCTACGTTTGGTGTATTAATGACACAACCAATCTTAGAATTATTTATGTTCGGCTTTATCGTCTCAATTGGTATTCTCCTAGATGCGTTTGTTATTCGGGGAATGCTCGTACCAGCAATTGTAACCCTTCTAAAACAATGGAATTGGTGGCCGCAAAAGAAAATTAGTCTTCAAAAAAATGAGGTGTCAGAAAATGAATAG
- a CDS encoding LAGLIDADG family homing endonuclease: MLSISEAAYLAGIIDGEGTITLTKMNKTGNRRPIISIASTDKELLDYIQNLIGGYITTKKNYKPGTHKDSYVLTIKKKQAVFFLLEATLPFLRITPKKERAELILQFYDKITPRNGKYSSFAYERKKKFEENFLSIT; the protein is encoded by the coding sequence ATGTTATCAATCTCTGAAGCAGCTTATTTAGCCGGTATAATTGATGGAGAAGGAACTATCACTTTAACAAAAATGAATAAAACAGGAAACCGCAGACCTATTATTTCAATTGCTAGTACAGATAAAGAATTGCTGGATTACATTCAAAATTTAATAGGAGGGTACATAACTACAAAGAAAAATTACAAGCCCGGCACACATAAAGATTCATATGTATTAACAATTAAAAAGAAACAAGCTGTTTTCTTTTTGCTAGAGGCAACCCTACCTTTCCTTAGAATTACGCCGAAAAAAGAACGTGCCGAGTTAATACTACAATTTTATGATAAAATCACTCCTCGGAATGGAAAATACTCCTCTTTTGCATATGAACGCAAAAAGAAATTCGAAGAAAATTTTCTTTCGATCACTTAA
- a CDS encoding winged helix-turn-helix domain-containing protein, with protein sequence MGGSRDAPKELELLYFFASNRNQVFTRQQLLDHIWGYDFDGDSRTIDVHVKRIREKLNTDSLKWSLKTIRGVGYKFEECPNR encoded by the coding sequence ATGGGAGGAAGTCGTGATGCCCCAAAGGAACTTGAATTGTTGTACTTCTTTGCTTCTAATCGAAATCAAGTGTTTACAAGGCAGCAGCTGTTAGATCATATTTGGGGCTATGATTTTGATGGAGATTCCAGGACGATTGATGTTCATGTGAAAAGAATTCGTGAAAAGCTAAATACTGATTCTCTTAAATGGTCTTTGAAAACGATTAGAGGGGTGGGGTATAAATTTGAAGAATGTCCTAACAGATAA
- a CDS encoding response regulator transcription factor, translating into MKKALKVLMVEDDPNICELVQLYVEKEGYQFITRYQGEKGMEAYYEEDPDFVILDIMLPEVSGWEICKEIRRDNPLVPIIMLTGKGESYDKIRGLELGADDYVVKPFDPNELIARMKAVMRRANLLDATKEKIELNSLTIDMKQYKVYLDGRKS; encoded by the coding sequence ATGAAAAAGGCGCTAAAGGTCCTAATGGTTGAAGATGACCCAAATATTTGTGAGCTCGTTCAGCTCTATGTAGAAAAAGAAGGATATCAATTTATAACTCGTTATCAAGGAGAGAAAGGAATGGAAGCGTATTATGAGGAAGATCCTGACTTTGTCATTCTTGATATTATGCTGCCTGAGGTAAGTGGCTGGGAGATTTGCAAGGAAATTAGAAGGGATAATCCTCTCGTTCCTATCATTATGTTAACGGGGAAAGGAGAAAGTTACGATAAAATTCGCGGCTTAGAACTAGGCGCTGATGATTATGTCGTTAAGCCTTTTGATCCGAATGAATTAATCGCGAGAATGAAGGCAGTTATGCGTCGTGCGAATCTTTTAGACGCTACAAAGGAGAAAATTGAATTGAACTCACTCACGATTGATATGAAACAATACAAAGTATATCTTGATGGGAGGAAGTCGTGA
- a CDS encoding MMPL family transporter produces MKNIATFVSNRKWVWLILLVWVAVAGALSAAPPANDYKVNTGENDLPKEAQSVIASEKVNEYFPEDTGFLALLVFHNENGWSEENFAEIDQVSQWIEEEFALETIESTVPFHHFPVPVKEQFRSEDQSTLVLPVLLFDSLEMSDVNETVVDIEDFSETVLESGTLMITGPAGIASDTIAIFSNADLVLLFSTIVLVLLLLIVIYRSPLLAVIPLVAVALVYQVVDRVLGIFAANGVFEIEAQSLSIVMILLFGATTDYSLFVFSRFREELRKRDNKHEAMEEAVKEVAEPIFFSGGTVFAAMLVLLLAKYGPYQNFAPVFAITIAIVLVAGLTLIPALFTLVGRRSFWPFIPKVGEKTIEKNRFWSAIGRFVTKKPLLAGGLVIVFLLVNALNLTNAQYSFNIIQSFPEDMKSRIGFEQLEEAFPAGELAPVTILIEKETGFTFSEEELTVLDQLNRQLIDLEGVNSTTMPEVEELRVDGDMELRL; encoded by the coding sequence ATGAAAAACATAGCTACATTTGTTTCAAATCGAAAGTGGGTCTGGTTGATCTTGCTTGTATGGGTGGCCGTTGCGGGGGCACTAAGTGCTGCGCCACCAGCAAATGACTACAAGGTTAATACAGGTGAAAACGACTTGCCGAAAGAAGCCCAGTCTGTCATTGCCAGTGAAAAGGTAAATGAGTATTTTCCGGAAGACACTGGATTTCTTGCGCTGTTAGTGTTTCATAATGAAAATGGTTGGAGTGAGGAAAATTTCGCTGAAATTGATCAAGTCAGCCAATGGATTGAAGAAGAATTTGCTTTAGAGACGATTGAGTCTACGGTACCGTTTCATCATTTTCCTGTGCCTGTAAAAGAACAATTCCGCTCTGAAGATCAATCAACGCTAGTCTTACCAGTCTTGCTGTTTGACAGCCTTGAAATGTCTGATGTAAATGAGACTGTTGTGGACATTGAGGACTTTAGTGAAACGGTATTAGAAAGTGGGACTTTGATGATTACAGGTCCTGCTGGAATTGCATCAGATACGATTGCGATTTTTTCCAACGCGGATTTAGTGTTGTTGTTTTCGACGATTGTATTAGTACTTCTTTTGTTAATTGTGATATATCGGTCACCATTGCTTGCGGTTATTCCACTCGTTGCTGTGGCTTTAGTCTATCAAGTGGTTGATCGAGTTTTAGGAATCTTTGCTGCAAATGGTGTATTCGAAATTGAAGCACAATCGCTTTCGATTGTTATGATTCTATTATTTGGTGCAACAACTGATTATAGTTTATTTGTTTTCTCTAGGTTTAGAGAAGAATTACGAAAACGTGACAATAAACACGAAGCGATGGAAGAAGCTGTTAAAGAAGTAGCTGAACCGATCTTTTTTAGTGGTGGAACGGTTTTTGCAGCCATGTTAGTATTGTTACTAGCGAAATATGGACCTTATCAAAATTTTGCTCCGGTGTTTGCGATCACGATTGCAATCGTCTTAGTAGCAGGTCTGACGTTAATCCCAGCCTTGTTTACGTTGGTTGGCCGTCGTTCGTTTTGGCCGTTTATTCCTAAAGTCGGCGAGAAAACAATCGAAAAGAATCGTTTTTGGAGTGCAATAGGCAGATTTGTAACCAAAAAGCCTTTGCTTGCAGGTGGTCTAGTTATCGTCTTCTTACTCGTGAATGCTTTGAATCTAACAAACGCTCAGTATTCGTTTAACATCATTCAATCATTCCCAGAGGATATGAAGTCTCGAATTGGATTTGAGCAATTAGAAGAAGCGTTTCCGGCTGGGGAATTAGCCCCTGTGACAATTTTAATCGAGAAAGAAACAGGTTTTACTTTTTCAGAAGAAGAATTAACGGTGTTAGATCAACTCAATCGTCAGCTCATTGATCTAGAAGGAGTTAACTCGACGACAATGCCAGAAGTTGAGGAATTAAGAGTCGATGGGGACATGGAGCTTCGGTTATAA
- a CDS encoding alpha/beta hydrolase, producing MKVVAPKPFTFEGGKRAVLLLHGFTGTTADVRMLGRYLQKQGYTCHAPLYKGHGVPPEELVHTGPEDWWDDVISGYQYLKDEGYEEIAVCGLSLGGVFSLKIGYTLPIKGIVPMCAPMRPKTESAIYEGVLAYAKGYKKLEQKPEEQIEQEMNAFKETPMGTLKALQQLIEDVKENLDYIYSPTFVVQARHDEMIDIDSANIIHDTVEAEEKSLKWYENSTHVITLGKEKEQLHEDVYQFLEKLDWSV from the coding sequence ATGAAAGTAGTTGCTCCTAAGCCATTTACGTTTGAAGGAGGGAAACGAGCCGTTTTGCTTTTGCACGGTTTTACCGGAACGACGGCAGATGTAAGGATGCTTGGTCGTTATTTGCAGAAACAAGGTTATACTTGCCATGCTCCATTATATAAAGGACATGGCGTACCTCCTGAAGAATTAGTACATACGGGACCTGAAGATTGGTGGGACGATGTCATTTCTGGGTATCAGTATTTAAAAGATGAAGGATATGAAGAGATAGCGGTATGCGGCTTGTCCTTAGGAGGGGTATTCTCACTAAAAATCGGGTACACTCTACCTATAAAGGGAATTGTGCCAATGTGTGCCCCAATGAGGCCTAAGACAGAATCAGCAATTTATGAAGGGGTTCTTGCTTATGCAAAAGGGTATAAAAAGCTAGAACAAAAGCCGGAAGAGCAAATTGAACAAGAGATGAATGCTTTTAAAGAGACACCAATGGGAACATTAAAAGCATTACAACAACTGATAGAGGATGTAAAAGAAAATCTTGATTATATTTACTCGCCAACATTTGTTGTACAAGCCCGTCATGATGAAATGATTGATATCGACAGTGCCAACATCATTCATGACACAGTTGAAGCCGAAGAGAAATCATTAAAATGGTATGAAAATTCAACACATGTCATTACATTAGGAAAAGAGAAAGAACAGCTTCATGAAGATGTCTATCAGTTTTTGGAAAAACTCGATTGGTCAGTTTAG
- a CDS encoding H-type small acid-soluble spore protein has protein sequence MDANRVKQILSSSADIDVTYNGTSVWIDQLNEDGKTATVHLRGPLEERTQVDISELNEEV, from the coding sequence ATGGATGCAAATCGAGTCAAACAAATCCTTTCCTCTTCTGCTGATATCGATGTCACATACAATGGAACGTCGGTATGGATTGACCAGTTAAACGAAGATGGCAAGACAGCTACGGTTCATTTAAGAGGCCCGTTAGAAGAGCGAACACAAGTAGACATTTCTGAGCTAAACGAAGAAGTGTAG
- a CDS encoding alpha/beta hydrolase — protein MIGCLCLHGFTGEPWEVEPISTYFLNEKKWLVYTPTLPGHGPTGNLKEVTYQEWVLVAEVAIRELLKRCDKVYVVGFSMGGMLASYIAAKYPVEKLVLLSAAAYYVNPQQLIQELKDIVRLRLKGELDHDEHFKHYHKKVVETPMSAVMQFMQVVKKIKPYVNRVKVPTLILQGELDGIVPKKSALYLYQNIGSNKKALAFLPKSKHLICHGFERELLIEKVESFLCREEDDVDESSCS, from the coding sequence ATGATTGGTTGTCTTTGTTTGCATGGATTTACGGGAGAGCCATGGGAAGTGGAGCCGATCTCAACCTATTTTTTAAATGAAAAGAAATGGCTTGTGTATACGCCGACACTACCGGGTCACGGACCTACAGGCAATTTAAAAGAAGTGACGTATCAGGAATGGGTGTTAGTCGCAGAAGTAGCAATCAGGGAACTACTAAAGCGGTGTGATAAAGTGTATGTGGTTGGGTTTTCGATGGGAGGTATGTTAGCGTCTTATATCGCTGCAAAATACCCTGTAGAAAAATTAGTGCTGTTAAGTGCCGCGGCTTATTATGTGAATCCCCAACAGCTCATCCAAGAATTGAAGGATATCGTACGTCTTCGTTTAAAAGGAGAGCTGGATCATGATGAACATTTCAAGCACTATCACAAAAAAGTCGTTGAAACACCGATGTCAGCCGTTATGCAATTTATGCAGGTCGTGAAAAAGATTAAACCATATGTAAATCGGGTAAAGGTTCCAACGCTTATCTTACAAGGTGAGTTAGATGGCATTGTCCCGAAAAAGAGTGCGCTGTATTTATATCAGAACATTGGTTCAAATAAAAAGGCATTAGCCTTCTTACCAAAGTCAAAACACCTTATTTGTCATGGTTTTGAGAGAGAGTTATTAATTGAAAAAGTCGAATCATTTTTATGTAGAGAGGAAGACGATGTAGATGAAAGTAGTTGCTCCTAA
- a CDS encoding HAMP domain-containing sensor histidine kinase: MKNVLTDNGNGIFIKLFLTYLLILFLSFFLFSSIFLYLFHLNLYDDYDETFSHYQEQLQEQLRLAEESEWENELFLSALRLSLTQEKSSIFIYDESGQLLLEPEKPEVPEVTLDEGIIQSVLKGEQFAEGSRIDRHFVYAISKPIHLSLEHEKEYAMVMFFYELDHQYKQVLFMIFFTFSITISCSALILFVISRKITAPLRDMNRVALQLAKGEFSQKVSVTSKDEIGQLGQTFNYMAKELEGLEQMRRDFISSVSHDLRSPLTSIKGFLVALLDGTIPNERKPHYYTIMKSETERLIKLVNDLLEMSQLESGHITLKRSTYNISEQIRLLIAKLEPQVIKHNVEVELLSPENDVSVFADANRIEQVMMNLIENAIHFSHPASKVIVRLKQVDQNLMISIEDCGEGIKPEELPLIWERFFKSDQARTKKVGTGIGLAIVKTIIDLHETTIDVKSTLGEGSVFTFTLPMSRQ, translated from the coding sequence TTGAAGAATGTCCTAACAGATAATGGGAATGGGATATTTATAAAGTTATTTCTAACTTATCTTCTCATCTTGTTCCTGTCCTTCTTTTTGTTTAGTTCAATTTTTCTTTATCTGTTTCATCTAAATCTGTATGACGACTATGATGAAACATTTTCGCATTATCAGGAACAACTCCAAGAACAACTGAGGCTTGCTGAGGAATCCGAATGGGAAAATGAGCTTTTCCTCTCTGCTTTACGTTTGAGTTTAACGCAAGAGAAAAGCAGTATTTTCATTTATGATGAAAGCGGACAGTTATTGTTAGAACCTGAAAAGCCAGAAGTTCCAGAAGTGACGTTAGACGAGGGGATAATACAGTCGGTTCTAAAAGGAGAACAATTTGCTGAAGGATCGAGAATCGACCGTCATTTTGTTTACGCCATTTCAAAACCGATTCATCTAAGTCTTGAACACGAAAAGGAATATGCAATGGTGATGTTTTTCTATGAACTTGATCATCAATATAAGCAAGTGCTTTTTATGATTTTTTTCACGTTTTCGATTACGATTTCGTGCTCCGCCCTTATTCTTTTTGTGATTTCACGTAAAATTACAGCACCGCTTCGAGATATGAATCGTGTTGCTTTGCAACTTGCTAAAGGAGAGTTTTCACAAAAAGTGTCTGTGACTTCAAAAGATGAAATTGGACAACTTGGTCAAACGTTTAATTATATGGCAAAAGAACTTGAGGGCCTTGAACAAATGCGCAGAGACTTTATCTCAAGCGTCTCACATGATTTGCGCTCACCGCTTACGTCCATTAAAGGTTTCTTAGTTGCCTTATTAGATGGGACGATTCCCAATGAGCGAAAGCCACATTATTATACGATTATGAAAAGTGAGACCGAGCGCTTGATTAAGCTCGTAAATGATTTACTTGAAATGTCGCAACTTGAGTCTGGACATATTACGCTAAAACGTTCGACTTATAATATAAGTGAGCAAATAAGGTTACTTATTGCCAAGTTGGAGCCGCAAGTGATCAAACATAATGTGGAGGTGGAGTTACTTTCACCAGAAAATGATGTAAGTGTCTTTGCTGATGCGAACCGGATTGAGCAAGTGATGATGAATTTAATAGAGAATGCTATTCACTTTTCACATCCTGCTAGTAAGGTAATCGTACGATTGAAGCAAGTAGATCAGAACCTCATGATTAGCATTGAAGATTGCGGTGAAGGCATTAAACCTGAAGAACTTCCGTTAATTTGGGAACGGTTTTTTAAATCAGATCAAGCGAGAACGAAAAAGGTCGGCACAGGCATTGGTCTAGCGATCGTTAAAACGATTATTGACTTACATGAAACAACGATCGATGTAAAAAGTACACTTGGAGAAGGATCTGTGTTTACATTTACACTACCGATGTCACGACAATAA